One Trichomycterus rosablanca isolate fTriRos1 chromosome 12, fTriRos1.hap1, whole genome shotgun sequence DNA window includes the following coding sequences:
- the gatd3 gene encoding glutamine amidotransferase-like class 1 domain-containing protein 3, mitochondrial, which translates to MFAVRSFVFRPAAFLLKPHISAQVSGAGFVHTSANCSGAKVAVVLSGCGVYDGTEIHEASAILVHLSRGEADVQMYAPDVAQMHVIDHGKGQPAENESRNVLAESARIARGNINDLAQLRVSNHDAVIFPGGFGAAKNLSTFAVDGKDCKVNDEVKRVLKDFHKAGKPIGLCCISPVLAAKVLPGVEVTVGHEEEEGGKWPYAGTAQAITALGAKHKVKDVTETQIDAKNKVVTSPAFMCDTQLHLIFDGIGAMVRDVLKLTGK; encoded by the exons ATGTTTGCGGTGCGTTCATTCGTTTTCAGACCTGCTGCGTTCCTGCTGAAGCCTCATATCAGCGCTCAGGTCAGCGGTGCAGGCTTCGTCCACACAAGCGCAAACTGTAGCGGCGCAAAAGTAGCTGTG GTGCTGTCTGGATGTGGAGTATATGATGGTACAGAGATCCATGAGGCATCAGC AATCTTGGTGCATCTAAGTCGGGGTGAAGCTGATGTCCAGATGTACGCTCCTGATGTTGCACAGATGCATGTCATAGACCATGGCAAGGGACAGCCTGCGGAAAACGAATCCAG GAATGTTTTAGCTGAGTCAGCTCGGATCGCCAGGGGTAACATCAATGATTTGGCTCAGCTAAGGGTCAGTAACCATGATGCAGTCATCTTTCCAGGAGGCTTTGGAGCTGCTAAAAACCT GTCAACTTTTGCAGTTGATGGAAAGGACTGCAAGGTGAACGATGAGGTTAAGCGTGTGTTAAAGGACTTCCACAAAGCAGGAAAGCCTATTGG GTTGTGCTGTATCTCTCCAGTGTTGGCAGCTAAGGTGCTCCCTGGTGTGGAGGTGACAGTGGGTCATGAGGAAGAGGAGGGGGGAAAGTGGCCATATGCTGGCACTGCTCAGGCCATCACTGCACTTGGGGCCAAACACAAAGTTAAAGATGTCACC GAGACTCAAATTGATGCAAAGAATAAGGTGGTCACTTCTCCTGCATTCATGTGTGATACCCAGCTACATCTGATCTTTGATGGGATTGGCGCTATGGTCCGAGACGTCCTGAAGCTCACTGGGAAATGA
- the hpxa gene encoding hemopexin — MRLLIQTLAICLALSLSLAAPSHHGDHPAGDEPAKDHSKDHSKDHSHDHAHDHSHDHDSHHLDRCKHNEFDAVIENAAGIPYFFRGDHLFKGFHGEAELTNKTFPELDDHLLGHIDAAFRMPPEDSPDHHEHLYFFLNDKVFNYENHSLVKDFPKPISEVFPGIPDHIDAAVECHKPDCPSNSIIFFKDHEIFHFDINTKKVDEKEFKSMPNCTGAFRYMGHYYCLHGHQFSKFNPNTGEVHGKFPKEIRDYFMKCDNFGDKTEKEHIEREQCSHVHLDAITEEEDGDMFAFRGHYYLSKIGGKFHAGTIESAFKGLHGDVDAVFSHGDHLHIIKGDKVFAFKVAHKPGEEHTALDGYPKSLKEDLGMEGHIDATFHCAKDNIVHVIKDHTVYDVDLSATPHAIVKQSPIPHFKKIDTVMCGAKGVTVVVGDHFYRYGSPMAMITSKIMPAEHDLTHEVLGCHDEHPHVEHHN, encoded by the exons ATGAGGCTGCTCATCCAGACCCTTGCCATCTGCCTGGCGCTCTCTCTCAGCTTGGCAGCTCCCTC CCATCATGGTGACCATCCTGCTGGAG ATGAACCTGCTAAAGACCATTCCAAAGACCATTCCAAAGACCATTCCCATGATCATGCCCATGACCATTCCCATGATCATGACTCTCACCACCTTGACCGCTGCAAGCACAATGAGTTTGATGCTGTGATTGAAAATGCAGCAGGAATCCCCTACTTCTTTAGgg GTGACCACCTGTTCAAGGGCTTTCATGGTGAGGCTGAACTAACTAACAAAACCTTTCCTGAGCTGGATGACCATCTCCTTGGGCACATAGATGCAGCATTCCGCATGCCCCCAGAGGACAGCCCTGACCACCATGAGCACCTGTATTTCTTCCTG AATGACAAGGTTTTTAACTATGAAAATCACTCGCTGGTGAAGGACTTTCCAAAACCCATCTCTGAGGTTTTCCCTGGCATTCCTGATCATATTGATGCTGCAGTGGAATGTCACAAACCAGACTGCCCCAGCAACTCTATCATCTTTTTTAAGG ATCATGAAATCTTCCACTTCGACATAAACACCAAGAAGGTGGATGAGAAAGAGTTCAAAAGCATGCCCAACTGCACCGGTGCCTTCCGCTACATGGGTCACTACTACTGCCTCCATGGCCACCAGTTCTCCAAGTTTAACCCTAATACAGGCGAGGTGCATGGAAAATTCCCAAAAGAGATTCGTGATTACTTCATGAAATGCGACAACTTTG GTGACAAGACAGAGAAGGAACACATTGAGAGAGAGCAGTGTAGTCATGTTCACTTGGATGCTATCACCGAGGAGGAGGATGGTGATATGTTTGCTTTTAGAG GTCACTACTATCTTAGTAAAATCGGAGGAAAGTTTCATGCTGGCACTATTGAGAGTGCCTTCAAAGGTCTGCACGGTGATGTAGATGCTGTCTTCTCACATGGAGATCACTTACACATAATCAAG GGTGACAAGGTGTTTGCCTTCAAAGTGGCACACAAACCTGGTGAGGAACACACAGCTCTTGATGGCTACCCCAAATCTCTGAAGGAGGACTTGGGCATGGAGGGTCATATAGATGCCACCTTTCACTGTGCTAAAGATAACATTGTTCATGTTATCAAAG ATCACACTGTCTATGATGTGGATTTGAGTGCTACCCCTCATGCCATTGTAAAGCAGAGCCCAATACCACACTTTAAAAAGATTGATACGGTTATGTGTGGTGCAAAGGGTGTGACGGTAGTGGTGGGAGACCATTTCTACCGATACGGAAGCCCCATGGCAATGATTACTTCCAAGATCATGCCAGCAGAACATGACTTAACCCATGAAGTGCTTGGCTGTCATGATGAACACCCCCATGTAGAGCACCACAATTAA